In one Halichondria panicea chromosome 4, odHalPani1.1, whole genome shotgun sequence genomic region, the following are encoded:
- the LOC135335524 gene encoding metabotropic glutamate receptor 3-like isoform X1 has translation MMWSRMASLASRRGREGTSLLARLWNGPVYTMLTKTPSLFILLLVTLSTVTALQFNYAQSSEVLRTTDNRIRGAQNRLNKDFVFGGLIPVHSDDPGSGGGQCGAIRTERGLERMEAMLFAVDLINNDSELLAGLEIGYDIRDTCNSENIGLDETIDLVITGSQLDIQSCQLSSMAPNNMVDNISINPPTSGIIGAAASRVSVPVASLVRLFQIPQISYASSSAILSNRDRYEYFYRTIPPDDQQARAMLDILLNFNWTYVSTIYSRNPYGEPGITEFRKLASKNGICIDLDMGIEDISVDSDFDTLADALIASSANIVIVFASQDNAEQVLRRIANSTIARTRFTWIASDAWARSNSVVNQFSETAAGLYGIAPLTEHVTQFNEYFSQLTIDSNVRNPWFTEYYAAFANCDVLNTSVLNACSQNESVTGLPQYQQGNVVPLVIDAVYAYAHALQNFLHENCQLPIQWDRTNQSCAGQSQQLTGSVLLQYIRQLDFVNNITGNRIIFDSQGNVEGKYEILNYQANGDIRNGDYFFSRAGIWDSSVLNDSNLEALSIVDMQSLQFGIDNSTNSIRRQPQISQCGRCEVGEYRRIVQSSCCGTCDPCVGGNYSSNPMGLQCLQCGGETWGNNPLVGSDSCVPIPDSFIRYSDAFSIIVIILAVLGLIAVAAVTITYVIYWKTPVVKSSGREQMITLLSGIGLIFILAFVYVSPPEPGVCAVQRMGFWVCYSIIFGALLVKIVRVTRIFYRSANLSRTRFTEPYYQVIFTSIIIFGQVLIVVIGLIVVHPGVSRNVRLNREDQNKLPEIIVSCVVDHVAILVICAIYETILIIASTILGVLSFKYPKNFNEAKFVSFCTFIIAIIWAAFVGLYAYFIIEERQEIQNAITGLASVLSAFAVLGCLFGPKLFIIFFRPDQNKPNQKVTGSQDTAVNLTTITRNPSSEDTLSTMKDNNSMSVKVSMTTKTAYAPTPPSLKNMDSSDDSVSQ, from the exons ATGATGTGGTCTCGAATggctagtctcgcgagcagacgtgggagggagggaacaAGTCTGCTTGCGAGACTATGGAATGGCCCAGT gtaCACGATGCTCACAAAGACACCATCTCTGTTCATCCTTCTACTGGTAACACTCTCAACTGTCACTGCATTGCAATTTAATTATGCACAATCATCGGAAGTTTTGCGTACGACAGACAATCGCATACGAGGAGCTCAGAACAGACTAAACAAAGATTTTGTGTTTGGAGGACTCATTCCCGTTCATTCAGATGATCCCGGTTCAGGTGGAGGTCAATGTGGAGCAATTCGGACTGAGAGAGGACTAGAGAGAATGGAAGCAATGCTTTTTGCAGTCGACCTTATAAACAACGACTCAGAACTTTTGGCAGGGCTAGAAATTGGCTATGACATTCGAGACACATGCAACAGTGAGAATATAGGGCTGGACGAAACGATTGATTTGGTAATCACGGGAAGTCAATTGGACATTCAAAGCTGCCAGTTGTCAAGTATGGCCCCTAACAACATGGTGGATAATATCTCCATTAACCCTCCCACTTCTGGTATCATTGGTGCAGCTGCCAGTCGAGTCAGTGTCCCGGTAGCTAGTCTAGTACGGCTATTCCAAATCCCTCAAATCAGTTATGCATCTTCCTCGGCTATTTTGAGCAATCGAGATCGCTACGAATATTTCTATCGAACAATTCCACCAGATGACCAACAGGCTAGAGCTATGCTCGACATTTTGCTGAATTTTAATTGGACGTACGTGTCTACTATCTACTCACGAAATCCGTACGGAGAGCCTGGAATAACTGAATTTAGGAAATTAGCATCAAAAAATGGCATTTGTATCGATTTGGACATGGGAATCGAGGATATTTCTGTGGACTCGGATTTCGATACGTTAGCTGATGCACTCATTGCCTCGTCAGCAAATATTGTAATTGTGTTTGCTTCTCAAGACAACGCAGAGCAAGTGCTTCGTAGAATTGCAAACTCGACGATAGCAAGAACTCGATTCACTTGGATAGCTAGCGATGCTTGGGCAAGGTCTAATAGTGTCGTGAATCAGTTTAGTGAGACTGCTGCTGGTTTATATGGAATTGCACCCTTGACTGAACATGTGACACAATTCAACGAATACTTCTCACAACTTACCATCGATAGCAACGTCAGAAATCCGTGGTTCACAGAATATTACGCCGCCTTTGCCAACTGTGACGTATTGAATACCAGCGTACTAAACGCATGCTCACAGAATGAGAGTGTGACAGGTCTACCTCAATACCAACAAGGAAATGTGGTTCCCCTGGTAATAGATGCCGTGTATGCTTATGCACATGCTCTACAGAACTttctccacgaaaattgtcaGTTACCAATACAATGGGACAGAACCAATCAATCGTGTGCCGGACAATCTCAACAACTAACAGGAAGTGTGCTGCTTCAATATATACGTCAGTTGGACTTTGTTAATAACATCACTGGAAACAGAATCATTTTCGACAGCCAAGGAAATGTTGAGGGGAAATATGAGATATTAAACTATCAAGCAAATGGTGATATCAGAAATGGAGATTACTTTTTTTCTAGAGCAGGAATATGGGACAGTTCTGTACTGAACGATAGCAATCTTGAAGCACTATCAATTGTCGATATGCAAAGTCTTCAATTCGGAATAGACAATTCAACTAATTCCATTCGCAGGCAACCTCAGATATCGCAGTGTGGGAGATGTGAGGTTGGTGAGTACAGAAGAATTGTACAGTCTTCGTGTTGTGGGACATGTGACCCGTGTGTGGGCGGTAATTATTCCTCTAATCCCATGGGCTTGCAGTGCCTGCAGTGTGGAGGGGAGACTTGGGGGAACAATCCACTGGTGGGCAGCGACTCGTGTGTTCCAATACCAGACTCGTTTATTCGCTATAGTGATGCATTCTCGATTATTGTGATAATACTTGCTGTGTTGGGCCTCATAGCTGTTGCAGCCGTCACCATAACGTATGTTATATACTGGAAGACACCTGTTGTGAAATCTTCAGGACGAGAGCAAATGATAACTTTACTCAGTGGAATCGGACTGATCTTTATTCTAGCATTTGTGTACGTGAGTCCTCCTGAGCCAGGAGTCTGTGCCGTACAGAGAATGGGATTTTGGGTCTGTTATTCAATTATATTTGGTGCTCTATTGGTCAAGATTGTTCGAGTAACGAGGATATTTTACAGGTCTGCAAATTTGTCACGAACTAGATTTACAGAGCCCTACTATCAAGTGATTTTCacgagcataataatatttgGTCAAGTACTTATTGTGGTCATAGGTTTAATTGTCGTACATCCAGGCGTCTCCAGAAATGTGCGACTGAATCGTGAAGATCAAAATAAACTCCCAGAAATCATTGTGTCTTGTGTTGTCGATCACGTTGCTATTTTGGTAATCTGTGCCATCTACGAAACAATCCTCATTATTGCGTCCACCATACTCGGTGTGCTGAGCTTCAAATATCCGAAAAATTTCAATGAAGCCAAATTTGTTTCATTTTGTACTTTCATTATTGCAATAATTTGGGCTGCTTTTGTTGGACTGTATGCTTACTTTATAATCGAAGAGAGACAAGAGATACAGAATGCTATCACTGGGTTAGCCTCTGTGTTGAGTGCTTTTGCCGTTCTCGGCTGTCTGTTTGGGCCGAAACTCTTCATTATTTTCTTCAGGCCTGACCAAAATAAACCGAATCAGAAGGTTACTGGAAGCCAAGACACAGCTGTCAACCTAACCACCATAACCCGCAATCCAAGCTCAGAGGACACTCTCTCCACTATGAAAGACAACAATTCCATGTCTGTTAAAG TTTCCATGACAACTAAGACTGCATACGCCCCTACCCCCCCCTCCCTGAAGAACATGGACTCATCAGATGATTCCGTCAGCCAATGA
- the LOC135335524 gene encoding metabotropic glutamate receptor 3-like isoform X2: MLTKTPSLFILLLVTLSTVTALQFNYAQSSEVLRTTDNRIRGAQNRLNKDFVFGGLIPVHSDDPGSGGGQCGAIRTERGLERMEAMLFAVDLINNDSELLAGLEIGYDIRDTCNSENIGLDETIDLVITGSQLDIQSCQLSSMAPNNMVDNISINPPTSGIIGAAASRVSVPVASLVRLFQIPQISYASSSAILSNRDRYEYFYRTIPPDDQQARAMLDILLNFNWTYVSTIYSRNPYGEPGITEFRKLASKNGICIDLDMGIEDISVDSDFDTLADALIASSANIVIVFASQDNAEQVLRRIANSTIARTRFTWIASDAWARSNSVVNQFSETAAGLYGIAPLTEHVTQFNEYFSQLTIDSNVRNPWFTEYYAAFANCDVLNTSVLNACSQNESVTGLPQYQQGNVVPLVIDAVYAYAHALQNFLHENCQLPIQWDRTNQSCAGQSQQLTGSVLLQYIRQLDFVNNITGNRIIFDSQGNVEGKYEILNYQANGDIRNGDYFFSRAGIWDSSVLNDSNLEALSIVDMQSLQFGIDNSTNSIRRQPQISQCGRCEVGEYRRIVQSSCCGTCDPCVGGNYSSNPMGLQCLQCGGETWGNNPLVGSDSCVPIPDSFIRYSDAFSIIVIILAVLGLIAVAAVTITYVIYWKTPVVKSSGREQMITLLSGIGLIFILAFVYVSPPEPGVCAVQRMGFWVCYSIIFGALLVKIVRVTRIFYRSANLSRTRFTEPYYQVIFTSIIIFGQVLIVVIGLIVVHPGVSRNVRLNREDQNKLPEIIVSCVVDHVAILVICAIYETILIIASTILGVLSFKYPKNFNEAKFVSFCTFIIAIIWAAFVGLYAYFIIEERQEIQNAITGLASVLSAFAVLGCLFGPKLFIIFFRPDQNKPNQKVTGSQDTAVNLTTITRNPSSEDTLSTMKDNNSMSVKVSMTTKTAYAPTPPSLKNMDSSDDSVSQ; encoded by the exons ATGCTCACAAAGACACCATCTCTGTTCATCCTTCTACTGGTAACACTCTCAACTGTCACTGCATTGCAATTTAATTATGCACAATCATCGGAAGTTTTGCGTACGACAGACAATCGCATACGAGGAGCTCAGAACAGACTAAACAAAGATTTTGTGTTTGGAGGACTCATTCCCGTTCATTCAGATGATCCCGGTTCAGGTGGAGGTCAATGTGGAGCAATTCGGACTGAGAGAGGACTAGAGAGAATGGAAGCAATGCTTTTTGCAGTCGACCTTATAAACAACGACTCAGAACTTTTGGCAGGGCTAGAAATTGGCTATGACATTCGAGACACATGCAACAGTGAGAATATAGGGCTGGACGAAACGATTGATTTGGTAATCACGGGAAGTCAATTGGACATTCAAAGCTGCCAGTTGTCAAGTATGGCCCCTAACAACATGGTGGATAATATCTCCATTAACCCTCCCACTTCTGGTATCATTGGTGCAGCTGCCAGTCGAGTCAGTGTCCCGGTAGCTAGTCTAGTACGGCTATTCCAAATCCCTCAAATCAGTTATGCATCTTCCTCGGCTATTTTGAGCAATCGAGATCGCTACGAATATTTCTATCGAACAATTCCACCAGATGACCAACAGGCTAGAGCTATGCTCGACATTTTGCTGAATTTTAATTGGACGTACGTGTCTACTATCTACTCACGAAATCCGTACGGAGAGCCTGGAATAACTGAATTTAGGAAATTAGCATCAAAAAATGGCATTTGTATCGATTTGGACATGGGAATCGAGGATATTTCTGTGGACTCGGATTTCGATACGTTAGCTGATGCACTCATTGCCTCGTCAGCAAATATTGTAATTGTGTTTGCTTCTCAAGACAACGCAGAGCAAGTGCTTCGTAGAATTGCAAACTCGACGATAGCAAGAACTCGATTCACTTGGATAGCTAGCGATGCTTGGGCAAGGTCTAATAGTGTCGTGAATCAGTTTAGTGAGACTGCTGCTGGTTTATATGGAATTGCACCCTTGACTGAACATGTGACACAATTCAACGAATACTTCTCACAACTTACCATCGATAGCAACGTCAGAAATCCGTGGTTCACAGAATATTACGCCGCCTTTGCCAACTGTGACGTATTGAATACCAGCGTACTAAACGCATGCTCACAGAATGAGAGTGTGACAGGTCTACCTCAATACCAACAAGGAAATGTGGTTCCCCTGGTAATAGATGCCGTGTATGCTTATGCACATGCTCTACAGAACTttctccacgaaaattgtcaGTTACCAATACAATGGGACAGAACCAATCAATCGTGTGCCGGACAATCTCAACAACTAACAGGAAGTGTGCTGCTTCAATATATACGTCAGTTGGACTTTGTTAATAACATCACTGGAAACAGAATCATTTTCGACAGCCAAGGAAATGTTGAGGGGAAATATGAGATATTAAACTATCAAGCAAATGGTGATATCAGAAATGGAGATTACTTTTTTTCTAGAGCAGGAATATGGGACAGTTCTGTACTGAACGATAGCAATCTTGAAGCACTATCAATTGTCGATATGCAAAGTCTTCAATTCGGAATAGACAATTCAACTAATTCCATTCGCAGGCAACCTCAGATATCGCAGTGTGGGAGATGTGAGGTTGGTGAGTACAGAAGAATTGTACAGTCTTCGTGTTGTGGGACATGTGACCCGTGTGTGGGCGGTAATTATTCCTCTAATCCCATGGGCTTGCAGTGCCTGCAGTGTGGAGGGGAGACTTGGGGGAACAATCCACTGGTGGGCAGCGACTCGTGTGTTCCAATACCAGACTCGTTTATTCGCTATAGTGATGCATTCTCGATTATTGTGATAATACTTGCTGTGTTGGGCCTCATAGCTGTTGCAGCCGTCACCATAACGTATGTTATATACTGGAAGACACCTGTTGTGAAATCTTCAGGACGAGAGCAAATGATAACTTTACTCAGTGGAATCGGACTGATCTTTATTCTAGCATTTGTGTACGTGAGTCCTCCTGAGCCAGGAGTCTGTGCCGTACAGAGAATGGGATTTTGGGTCTGTTATTCAATTATATTTGGTGCTCTATTGGTCAAGATTGTTCGAGTAACGAGGATATTTTACAGGTCTGCAAATTTGTCACGAACTAGATTTACAGAGCCCTACTATCAAGTGATTTTCacgagcataataatatttgGTCAAGTACTTATTGTGGTCATAGGTTTAATTGTCGTACATCCAGGCGTCTCCAGAAATGTGCGACTGAATCGTGAAGATCAAAATAAACTCCCAGAAATCATTGTGTCTTGTGTTGTCGATCACGTTGCTATTTTGGTAATCTGTGCCATCTACGAAACAATCCTCATTATTGCGTCCACCATACTCGGTGTGCTGAGCTTCAAATATCCGAAAAATTTCAATGAAGCCAAATTTGTTTCATTTTGTACTTTCATTATTGCAATAATTTGGGCTGCTTTTGTTGGACTGTATGCTTACTTTATAATCGAAGAGAGACAAGAGATACAGAATGCTATCACTGGGTTAGCCTCTGTGTTGAGTGCTTTTGCCGTTCTCGGCTGTCTGTTTGGGCCGAAACTCTTCATTATTTTCTTCAGGCCTGACCAAAATAAACCGAATCAGAAGGTTACTGGAAGCCAAGACACAGCTGTCAACCTAACCACCATAACCCGCAATCCAAGCTCAGAGGACACTCTCTCCACTATGAAAGACAACAATTCCATGTCTGTTAAAG TTTCCATGACAACTAAGACTGCATACGCCCCTACCCCCCCCTCCCTGAAGAACATGGACTCATCAGATGATTCCGTCAGCCAATGA
- the LOC135335525 gene encoding metabotropic glutamate receptor 3-like, with protein MLTMTPSLFILLLVTLSTVAALQFNYAQSSEVLRTTDNRIRGAQNRINKDFVFGGLIPVHLDDPGSGGGQCGAIATEGGLQRMEAMLFAIDLINNDSELLAGLEIGYDIRDTCLSENIGLDETFDLVITGSELDIQNCQLSCMGPNNTVNNVSINPPTSGIIGAAASRVSVPVASLVRLFQIPQISYSSTSAILSNRDRYEYFYRTIPPDDQQVRAMLDILLNFNWTYVSTIYSRNSYGDPAISKFRDLASNNSICIDLDMGIEDSSVDSDFDTLANALIASSANVVIVFASQENAEHLLRRIANSTIARTRFTWIASDAWARSNNIVSQFSETAAGLYGIAPLTEHVTQFNEYFSQLTIDSNVRNPWFTEYYAAFADCDVLNTSVLNACSQNQSVTGLPQYQQGNVVPLVIDAVYAYAHALQNFLHDNCQLPIVWDRTNRSCAGQSRQLTGSVLLQYIRQLDFVNNITRNRIVFDSQGNIEGKYEILNYQANGTIRNGNYFLYRAGIWDSSVLNDSNLEALSIVDMQSLQFGIDNSTNSIRRQPQISQCGRCGVGEVRRIVQSSCCGTCDPCVGDTYSSNPMGLQCLQCGGETWGNNPLVGSDSCVPIPESFIRYSDAFSIIVIILAVLGLIAVAAVTITYVIYWKTPVVKSSGREQMITLLSGIGLIFILAFVYVSPPEPGVCAVQRMGFWVCYSIIFGALLVKIVRVTRIFYRSANLSPIRFTEPYYQVIFTSIIIFGQVLIVVIGLIVVHPGVSRNTRLNREDNNNLPEIVVSCVGDHVAILVICAIYETILIIASTILGVLSFKYPKNFNEAKFVSFCTFIIAIIWAAFVGLYAYFIIEERQEIQNAITGLASVLSAFAVLGCLFGPKLFVIFFRSDQNKQNQMVSGSQDTAVNLTTITRNPSSNMLDETLSTMMDDNSMTVRVSMATKNAYVPPPHSPKNMDSSDDL; from the exons ATGCTCACAATGACACCATCTCTGTTCATCCTTCTACTGGTAACACTCTCAACTGTCGCTGCATTGCAATTTAATTATGCACAATCATCGGAAGTTTTGCGTACGACAGACAATCGCATACGGGGAGCTCAGAACAGAATAAACAAAGATTTTGTGTTTGGAGGACTCATTCCTGTTCATTTAGATGATCCCGGTTCAGGTGGAGGTCAATGTGGAGCAATTGCTACTGAGGGCGGTCTGCAGAGAATGGAAGCAATGCTTTTTGCAATCGACCTTATAAACAACGACTCAGAACTTTTGGCAGGGCTGGAAATAGGCTATGACATTCGAGACACATGCCTCAGTGAGAATATAGGACTGGACGAAACATTTGATTTGGTAATCACAGGAAGTGAATTGGACATTCAAAACTGTCAGTTGTCATGTATGGGCCCTAACAACACGGTGAATAATGTCTCCATTAACCCTCCCACTTCTGGTATCATTGGTGCAGCTGCCAGCCGAGTCAGTGTCCCAGTAGCTAGTCTAGTACGGCTATTCCAAATCCCTCAAATCAGTTATTCATCTACCTCGGCTATTTTGAGCAATCGAGATCGTTACGAATATTTCTACCGAACAATTCCACCAGATGACCAACAGGTCAGAGCTATGCTTGACATTTTACTGAATTTCAATTGGACGTATGTGTCTACTATCTACTCACGAAATTCGTACGGAGATCCTGCAATATCTAAATTTAGGGACTTAGCTTCAAACAATAGCATTTGTATCGATTTGGACATGGGAATCGAGGATAGTTCCGTGGACTCGGATTTCGATACGTTAGCTAATGCACTCATTGCCTCGTCAGCAAATGTTGTAATTGTGTTTGCTTCTCAAGAAAACGCAGAGCATCTGTTGCGTAGAATTGCAAACTCGACGATAGCAAGAACTCGATTCACTTGGATAGCTAGTGATGCTTGGGCAAGGTCTAATAATATCGTGAGCCAGTTTAGTGAGACTGCTGCTGGTTTATATGGAATTGCACCCTTGACTGAACATGTGACACAATTCAACGAATACTTCTCACAACTTACCATCGATAGCAACGTTAGAAATCCGTGGTTCACAGAATATTACGCCGCCTTTGCAGACTGTGACGTATTAAATACAAGCGTGCTAAACGCATGCTCCCAGAATCAGAGTGTGACAGGTCTACCTCAATACCAACAAGGAAATGTGGTTCCCTTGGTAATAGATGCCGTGTATGCTTATGCACATGCTCTACAGAACTTTCTCCACGACAATTGTCAGTTACCAATAGTTTGGGACAGAACCAACCGATCGTGTGCTGGACAATCTCGACAACTAACAGGAAGTGTGCTGCTTCAGTACATCCGTCAGTTGGACTTTGTTAATAATATCACTAGAAACAGAATCGTTTTCGACAGCCAAGGAAACATTGAGGGGAAATATGAGATATTAAACTATCAAGCAAATGGTACTATCAGAAATGGAAATTACTTCCTTTATAGAGCAGGAATATGGGACAGCTCTGTGCTGAACGATAGCAATCTTGAAGCACTATCAATTGTCGATATGCAAAGTCTTCAATTCGGAATAGACAATTCAACTAATTCCATTCGCAGGCAGCCTCAGATATCGCAGTGTGGGAGATGTGGGGTTGGTGAGGTCAGGAGAATTGTACAGTCTTCGTGTTGTGGGACATGTGACCCGTGTGTGGGCGATACCTATTCCTCTAATCCCATGGGCTTGCAGTGTCTGCAGTGTGGAGGGGAGACTTGGGGGAACAATCCACTGGTGGGCAGCGACTCGTGTGTTCCAATACCAGAGTCGTTTATTCGCTATAGTGATGCATTCTCGATTATTGTGATAATACTTGCTGTGTTGGGCCTCATAGCTGTTGCAGCCGTCACCATAACGTATGTTATATACTGGAAGACACCTGTTGTGAAATCTTCAGGAAGAGAACAAATGATTACTTTACTCAGTGGTATCGGACTGATCTTTATTCTAGCATTTGTGTACGTGAGTCCTCCGGAACCGGGAGTCTGTGCTGTACAGAGAATGGGATTTTGGGTCTGTTATTCAATTATATTTGGCGCTCTGTTGGTTAAGATTGTTCGAGTAACGAGGATATTTTACAGGTCTGCAAATTTGTCACCAATTAGATTCACGGAGCCCTACTATCAAGTGATTTTCacgagcataataatatttgGTCAAGTGCTTATTGTAGTCATAGGTTTAATTGTCGTACATCCAGGCGTCTCCAGAAATACACGACTGAATCGTGAAGATAACAATAATCTCCCGGAAATCGTTGTGTCTTGTGTTGGCGATCACGTTGCTATTTTGGTAATCTGTGCCATCTACGAAACAATCCTCATTATTGCGTCCACCATACTCGGTGTGCTGAGCTTCAAATATCCAAAAAATTTCAATGAAGCCAAATTTGTTTCATTTTGTACTTTCATTATTGCAATAATTTGGGCTGCTTTTGTTGGACTGTATGCTTACTTTATAATCGAAGAGAGACAAGAGATACAGAATGCTATCACTGGGTTAGCCTCTGTGTTGAGTGCTTTTGCCGTTCTTGGCTGTCTGTTTGGGCCGAAACTCTTTGTAATTTTCTTCAGGTCTGACCAGAACAAACAGAATCAGATGGTTTCTGGAAGCCAAGACACAGCTGTCAACCTAACCACCATAACCCGCAATCCAAGCTCCAACATGTTGGACGAGACTCTCTCCACTATGATGGATGATAACTCCATGACTGTGAGAG tttccATGGCTACTAAGAATGCGTACGTCCCTCCCCCCCACTCCCCGAAGAACATGGACTCATCAGATGATTTGTAG